Proteins found in one Streptomyces sp. CB09001 genomic segment:
- the galE gene encoding UDP-glucose 4-epimerase GalE — translation MWMITGGAGFIGAHVVRAMTEGGRQVMVYDDLSTGSRDRVPDGVPLVVGSVLDASGLDAAIREHGVTGVVHIAGKKQVGESVERPLYYYRENVTGLQTLLEAMTANGVDRLVFSSSAAVYGMPDVDLVTEETDCRPLSPYGESKLVGEWLINAAARAHGLRSASLRYFNVAGAAAPELADTGVFNLIPMVFERLEAGDAPRIFGDDYATPDGTCVRDYIHVEDIASAHLAAAVRLEAAAEGTALTLNVGRGEGSSVREMVDRILKVAEKQDVAPEVTDRRPGDAARVVASADRIREELGWSARYGLDEMIESAWKGWCRRHP, via the coding sequence ATGTGGATGATCACTGGCGGTGCCGGCTTCATCGGAGCGCACGTCGTGCGCGCGATGACCGAAGGCGGTCGGCAGGTCATGGTGTACGACGACCTCTCGACGGGCAGCCGGGACCGGGTACCCGACGGAGTGCCCCTGGTGGTCGGCAGTGTGCTCGACGCGTCCGGGCTGGACGCCGCGATCCGTGAGCACGGCGTGACCGGCGTCGTGCACATCGCCGGCAAGAAGCAGGTCGGCGAGTCCGTGGAACGTCCCCTGTACTACTACCGGGAGAACGTCACCGGCCTGCAGACCCTGCTGGAGGCGATGACCGCGAACGGCGTCGACCGGTTGGTCTTCTCCTCGTCGGCGGCCGTGTACGGCATGCCGGACGTCGACCTGGTCACCGAGGAGACCGACTGCCGGCCGCTGAGCCCGTACGGCGAGAGCAAACTCGTCGGAGAGTGGCTGATCAACGCCGCCGCCCGGGCCCACGGGCTTCGCAGCGCCTCCCTGCGGTACTTCAACGTCGCCGGCGCCGCCGCCCCCGAGCTGGCCGACACCGGCGTGTTCAACCTCATCCCCATGGTCTTCGAACGCCTGGAGGCCGGTGACGCACCCCGGATCTTCGGGGACGACTACGCCACCCCCGACGGCACGTGTGTGCGCGACTACATTCACGTCGAGGACATCGCCTCCGCCCACCTGGCGGCCGCAGTCCGGCTGGAGGCGGCCGCGGAAGGCACCGCCCTCACGCTCAACGTGGGCCGGGGCGAGGGCAGCTCCGTACGCGAGATGGTGGACCGCATCCTCAAGGTCGCCGAGAAGCAGGACGTCGCCCCCGAGGTGACCGACCGCAGGCCCGGCGACGCCGCCCGGGTCGTCGCGTCGGCCGACCGCATCCGCGAGGAACTCGGCTGGTCGGCCCGGTACGGCCTGGACGAGATGATCGAGTCGGCCTGGAAGGGCTGGTGCCGTCGGCACCCGTGA
- a CDS encoding glycosyltransferase: protein MDAAPSITVIVPAYNAAVTLGRALDSLVVQTCQDLEVLVVDDASQDSSRVVAERYADRIPGLRVISRQTNSGGVGAPRNDGIRAARGEYVMFLDSDDELPVKACELLLESARNTGADITAGRAHRVNPQRGTTTVWQPLLYGADRSVDGIRDWPELINDPIAAAKLYRRDFLLGNEILFPEGLFYEDTFFSAKTYTLASGITVLAEPVYRWFWEDAQDGSASITNRRAEIRSISDRVEVHRRADAFLRDAGAEEVKTYKDARFISHDVRLYGKELRSGDEAFRTAFLDIVSEYLTEIDERAYALCGPLDRVRAFFLRHRLADAALTVSDFEQRRGVVSTDLVRRGDRVYWSARYADLPGADEYLDVTELGLQDEKFENSKLFNQITSLTVDDGTLTFEGRILNQFQRIKPDDGLRLALHVRAKDTGERVVVDVPDVRVEESHLTYRVSLDSAAASAVLAAHSLVNLNVQVLWKGRKHTTALCVLGVDLAPLDRLLEPAGLWADVTGSGNVVWRPADQNVAKTAVREAPSPEHWQWWRTRELPATAAEPARPDASVVVFCTGYDDDALRAALSSLACQQEFGRTQVLLVTAGAGPDAPGAVEFADRYANTSIVRAEDAGAAQHARHPVLDRLTGPYTAFMDGSGALAEGALTRLLAEAATDGPDVVVADTWHDSEVLAETDTLLRACFAPGDRTLDGLTDAPDLLFAASPGGKLFRSDLLREHGFHVGDGQDLDHITFVVTLLLAARRIRVTDALVYGVPGEAGTGFAARNRLETARDLLALHQRLLDAHAAAGQEQRAALQRFVAGCFHPYLANLPKAGVVEELEALFPRLRALYQDIPDDVILEYAGPNSSLIPHHAVKAGNIRLFSRPFEEPRFLPELAVAGTVVFRRTEGDVEDSTLLRVGTLTAQAESVRAVGDVLRAEGFFALDQVDIDEDFDNRLELVFAAPGGREHAVRARQVYRRDRWHIRKQRDLYSGWRADLGPDELSALHGGSYSLSVRLHGPGGFVDIPVTSRPAFHRFKGVDRIGAFRYEVSADPEGRAQVRVARRRSAAGVVDKLRRLGRETGRIAARKPGWLLRLLYWLTRPVLARRDIWIVGERHDTAQDNGHHFFRWVRQNQPRRNVYYVIDAKAADRAKVQDCGNVLALGSLKHRLYLLNATRLISPYDLEAYLAPPSMSKVNYLRIYGDLLNYRRVFLQHGVTYNDVSQSAHRQSTSVDLFVAASEDEAAYIRDEMGYAPDEVQALGFPRFDKLQPIEGPRTVLLMPTWRRDIVVPSYNRRLRPRVQFAASEYFRFFSQLLEDERLRAALERADVKLEFYPHYEIRPHLRHFKVDHPNITVAEQTKRGVQEAMRECSLLVTDYSSVFFDVAYMGKPLVYVPFDEDDFYGRHYRRGYYDLTRDGFGPVCRSVEGAVDEIVAAIDRGFTVGEPYARRVEHFFGQRDTENCARVFRAIDGLDTRRHGKG from the coding sequence GTGGATGCTGCACCGAGCATCACCGTCATCGTCCCCGCGTACAACGCCGCGGTCACCCTTGGCCGGGCCCTCGACTCCCTGGTCGTGCAGACGTGCCAGGACCTCGAGGTCCTGGTCGTCGACGACGCGTCCCAGGACAGCAGCCGGGTGGTCGCGGAGAGATACGCGGACCGGATACCGGGCCTGAGGGTCATATCCAGGCAGACGAACAGCGGCGGCGTGGGTGCCCCGCGCAACGACGGGATCCGCGCCGCGCGCGGTGAATACGTCATGTTCCTCGACTCCGACGACGAACTGCCCGTCAAGGCGTGCGAACTGCTGCTGGAGTCGGCCCGGAACACCGGTGCGGACATCACCGCCGGCCGCGCCCACCGGGTCAACCCGCAGCGCGGCACCACCACCGTGTGGCAGCCCCTGCTCTACGGCGCCGACCGGAGCGTCGACGGCATCCGGGACTGGCCCGAGCTGATCAACGACCCCATCGCCGCGGCGAAGCTCTACCGACGGGACTTCCTGCTCGGCAACGAGATCCTCTTCCCCGAGGGCCTCTTCTACGAGGACACCTTCTTCTCCGCCAAGACCTACACCCTCGCCTCCGGGATCACCGTCCTCGCCGAACCGGTCTACCGGTGGTTCTGGGAGGACGCGCAGGACGGTTCGGCCTCGATCACCAACCGGCGGGCGGAGATCCGCAGCATCTCCGACCGGGTCGAAGTGCACCGGCGGGCGGACGCCTTCCTGCGCGACGCCGGCGCCGAGGAGGTCAAGACCTACAAGGACGCCCGCTTCATCAGCCACGACGTGCGGCTCTACGGCAAGGAGCTGCGCTCCGGCGACGAGGCGTTCCGCACCGCCTTCCTGGACATCGTCTCGGAGTACCTGACCGAGATCGACGAGCGGGCCTACGCGCTGTGCGGGCCGCTGGACCGGGTGCGCGCCTTCTTCCTGAGGCACCGGCTGGCCGACGCCGCCCTCACCGTCAGTGACTTCGAGCAGCGCCGCGGCGTCGTCTCCACCGACCTGGTGCGCCGCGGCGACCGCGTGTACTGGTCGGCCCGGTACGCCGACCTGCCCGGCGCGGACGAGTACCTCGACGTGACCGAACTCGGTTTGCAGGACGAGAAGTTCGAGAACTCCAAGCTGTTCAACCAGATCACCTCGCTCACCGTCGACGACGGGACGCTCACGTTCGAGGGCCGGATCCTCAACCAGTTCCAGCGCATCAAGCCCGACGACGGCCTGCGACTTGCGCTGCACGTGCGCGCCAAGGACACCGGCGAACGGGTCGTCGTGGACGTGCCGGACGTGCGGGTGGAGGAGTCCCACCTCACCTACCGGGTCTCCCTCGACAGCGCGGCGGCCTCGGCGGTCCTCGCCGCGCACAGCCTCGTCAACCTGAACGTGCAGGTGCTGTGGAAGGGACGCAAGCACACCACGGCCCTGTGCGTCCTCGGCGTCGACCTCGCACCGCTCGACCGTCTGCTGGAACCGGCCGGCCTGTGGGCGGACGTCACGGGCAGCGGCAACGTCGTCTGGCGCCCCGCCGACCAGAACGTCGCCAAGACGGCCGTACGCGAGGCGCCGAGCCCCGAGCACTGGCAGTGGTGGCGCACCCGCGAGCTGCCCGCGACGGCCGCCGAGCCCGCCCGCCCCGACGCGAGCGTCGTGGTCTTCTGCACCGGCTACGACGACGATGCGCTGCGGGCCGCCCTGAGCTCCCTCGCCTGCCAGCAGGAGTTCGGCCGGACCCAGGTGCTCCTGGTCACGGCCGGGGCCGGCCCCGACGCGCCGGGCGCCGTCGAGTTCGCCGACCGCTACGCCAACACGAGCATCGTCCGCGCCGAGGACGCCGGCGCCGCCCAGCACGCGCGGCACCCGGTGCTCGACCGGCTGACCGGCCCCTACACGGCGTTCATGGACGGATCCGGAGCCCTCGCCGAGGGCGCTCTGACCAGGCTCCTCGCCGAGGCGGCCACGGACGGCCCCGACGTCGTCGTGGCCGACACCTGGCATGACTCGGAGGTACTCGCCGAGACCGACACGCTCCTGCGTGCGTGCTTCGCACCCGGCGACCGGACCCTCGACGGCCTCACCGATGCTCCCGACCTGCTCTTCGCCGCCTCGCCCGGCGGCAAGCTGTTCCGGTCCGACCTGCTGCGTGAACACGGCTTCCACGTCGGGGACGGCCAGGACCTCGACCACATCACCTTCGTCGTCACCCTCCTGCTGGCCGCGCGCCGCATCCGGGTGACGGATGCGCTCGTGTACGGCGTCCCCGGCGAGGCCGGGACCGGGTTCGCCGCCCGGAACCGCCTCGAGACCGCCCGGGACCTGCTGGCCCTGCACCAGAGGCTGCTGGACGCCCACGCGGCCGCGGGACAGGAACAGCGGGCGGCCCTCCAGCGCTTCGTGGCCGGATGCTTCCACCCCTACCTGGCGAACCTGCCCAAGGCCGGGGTCGTCGAAGAGCTGGAGGCACTCTTCCCACGGCTGCGAGCCCTCTACCAGGACATCCCGGACGACGTGATCCTGGAGTACGCCGGTCCGAACAGCTCCCTGATCCCGCACCACGCCGTGAAGGCGGGCAACATCAGGCTCTTCAGCCGGCCGTTCGAGGAGCCCCGCTTCCTGCCCGAACTGGCCGTCGCGGGCACCGTGGTCTTCCGCCGGACCGAAGGCGACGTGGAAGACTCCACGCTGCTGCGCGTCGGCACCCTGACGGCACAGGCGGAGTCCGTCCGCGCCGTCGGCGACGTGCTGCGCGCCGAGGGCTTCTTCGCCCTCGACCAGGTCGACATCGACGAGGACTTCGACAACCGTCTGGAACTTGTGTTCGCCGCTCCCGGAGGCCGGGAACACGCCGTGCGGGCGCGACAGGTGTACCGGCGCGACCGCTGGCACATCCGCAAGCAACGGGACCTCTACAGCGGCTGGCGGGCCGACCTCGGCCCCGACGAGCTGTCGGCGCTGCACGGTGGCTCCTACTCCCTCTCGGTGCGACTGCACGGACCGGGCGGTTTCGTCGACATCCCGGTAACGAGCCGGCCGGCGTTCCACCGCTTCAAGGGCGTCGACCGAATCGGCGCCTTCCGCTACGAGGTGTCGGCGGACCCGGAAGGCCGGGCCCAAGTGAGGGTGGCCCGGAGGCGCTCGGCCGCGGGCGTCGTCGACAAGCTGCGCCGCCTCGGCCGCGAGACCGGGCGGATCGCCGCGCGGAAGCCCGGCTGGCTGCTGCGGCTGCTCTACTGGCTCACCCGGCCCGTCCTCGCCCGCCGTGACATCTGGATCGTCGGAGAGCGCCATGACACCGCACAGGACAACGGCCACCACTTCTTCCGCTGGGTGCGCCAGAACCAGCCCCGTCGCAACGTCTACTACGTCATCGACGCGAAGGCGGCCGACCGTGCGAAGGTGCAGGACTGCGGCAACGTCCTCGCCCTCGGTTCGCTCAAGCACCGGCTCTACCTCCTCAACGCCACCCGCCTGATATCGCCGTACGACCTGGAGGCGTACCTCGCGCCGCCCAGCATGAGCAAGGTCAATTACCTGCGCATCTACGGCGACCTGCTGAACTACCGCCGGGTGTTCCTCCAGCACGGCGTGACTTACAACGACGTGTCGCAGTCCGCGCACCGGCAGTCCACGAGCGTCGACCTGTTCGTGGCCGCGTCCGAGGACGAGGCCGCCTACATCCGCGACGAGATGGGCTATGCGCCCGACGAGGTCCAGGCCCTGGGCTTCCCTCGCTTCGACAAGCTGCAGCCCATCGAGGGACCGCGCACCGTGCTGCTCATGCCGACGTGGCGCCGCGACATCGTGGTGCCGTCGTACAACCGCAGACTGCGCCCGCGGGTCCAGTTCGCGGCCTCGGAGTACTTCCGGTTCTTCTCGCAGCTGCTGGAGGACGAGCGGCTGCGGGCCGCGCTGGAGCGTGCCGACGTCAAGCTGGAGTTCTACCCGCACTACGAGATCCGCCCGCACCTGCGTCACTTCAAGGTGGACCACCCCAACATCACCGTCGCCGAGCAGACCAAGCGCGGTGTGCAGGAGGCGATGAGGGAGTGCTCGCTCCTCGTCACCGACTATTCGTCCGTCTTCTTCGACGTGGCCTACATGGGCAAGCCCCTCGTCTACGTGCCCTTCGACGAGGACGACTTCTACGGCCGGCACTACCGCCGCGGCTACTACGACCTGACCCGTGACGGGTTCGGACCGGTGTGCCGGTCGGTGGAGGGGGCCGTCGACGAGATCGTCGCGGCGATCGACCGCGGGTTCACGGTCGGTGAGCCGTACGCCCGGCGCGTCGAGCACTTCTTCGGCCAGCGCGACACGGAGAACTGCGCACGCGTCTTCCGGGCCATCGACGGGCTGGACACGCGGCGCCACGGAAAGGGATGA
- a CDS encoding CDP-alcohol phosphatidyltransferase family protein → MRRRTEKKRDAWWTVLLVDPVATPLVRWTAKWTRVTPNQITWAALVLGIGAAACFAQGEWLWLAIGAAVYHVSFILDCMDGKLARLTGNGSEFGAWLDYVFDRIRVLICAIALMSGQYERTGEVAYVWLALVVVFLDALRYIDALQIFKVRQGMRAKLRQAAEEVAEVTQAPAPQQGLAERIAAEARDEPAGFEAVEEDKADSGPADDKSDVPALGVVTQQSFLRRFTQYARIRDFLINHRIRTHLVSGIEFQMAVFIIGPLVGAIMGVTIVAGALLVLFELAIIYKLMLSTRDFERAMASYNRILADHAATEPEQVAVRAPAGA, encoded by the coding sequence GTGCGCCGTCGCACTGAGAAGAAGCGGGACGCCTGGTGGACCGTCCTCCTCGTCGATCCGGTGGCCACGCCGCTGGTGCGCTGGACGGCCAAGTGGACCAGGGTCACGCCGAACCAGATCACGTGGGCGGCGCTCGTGCTCGGCATAGGTGCGGCGGCCTGCTTCGCCCAGGGTGAGTGGCTGTGGCTGGCCATCGGCGCGGCCGTGTACCACGTCAGCTTCATCCTGGACTGCATGGACGGGAAGCTGGCCCGTCTCACCGGGAACGGCTCCGAGTTCGGCGCGTGGCTCGACTACGTCTTCGACCGCATCCGGGTCCTCATCTGCGCCATCGCCCTCATGAGCGGCCAGTACGAGCGTACCGGTGAGGTGGCCTACGTCTGGCTGGCGCTGGTCGTCGTGTTCCTGGACGCGCTCCGCTACATCGACGCGCTGCAGATCTTCAAGGTGCGCCAGGGCATGCGGGCCAAGCTCCGGCAGGCCGCCGAAGAGGTCGCCGAGGTGACCCAGGCCCCCGCGCCGCAGCAGGGCCTGGCCGAGCGCATCGCCGCCGAGGCCAGGGACGAGCCCGCCGGCTTCGAGGCCGTCGAGGAGGACAAGGCCGACAGCGGCCCGGCCGACGACAAGTCCGACGTCCCGGCGCTGGGCGTCGTCACGCAGCAGTCGTTCCTCCGCCGCTTCACGCAGTACGCGAGGATCCGCGACTTCCTGATCAACCACCGCATCCGCACCCACCTGGTCAGCGGCATCGAGTTCCAGATGGCGGTGTTCATCATCGGCCCGCTCGTGGGCGCGATCATGGGCGTGACCATCGTGGCCGGTGCGCTGCTGGTGCTGTTCGAGCTGGCCATCATCTACAAGCTGATGCTGTCGACCCGCGACTTCGAGCGCGCGATGGCCTCCTACAACCGCATTCTGGCCGACCACGCGGCCACCGAGCCGGAGCAGGTCGCGGTGAGGGCCCCGGCCGGCGCCTGA
- a CDS encoding glycosyltransferase, whose product MTDQRSYDVALVVPCFDVAEHLPSFLASVAALDRFDRTQVILVDDGSTDGTRELLASFAGRHPHVRLVTQPNRGPGAARNRGLREVRAAHVAFADADDMLVPDGLSAMLASARRNDADLVVADFTNVPLRPYGRWKRCFGAGDRCVENIADQPDLVFSASVWNKLFSVPFLRRTGAAFPEGVLFEDAWFSIPALLSARRVNLLDRSVYVYRQRGDGSSIMDSLRRNADNYRDHLDLNLHLLDLGTRHGPEVRRLMERYAAFTYLGFLRRLPEAPPELDVAALLPDLHRLYRGIRDDVLREFVTSRRDAALQTAAKTGALGDRLAAPRPPLPEGDRPADGEWRELPLNPAVTVHDDPPRYRVAGDRVELAGTVATADGRGFGSRWTSSTTPVSAVLDTAVSPARTHRGVALLQTLPASTLNVATLRISEGGVLTLSLPRMEALPGWVDLSAMTWPLPERAPTG is encoded by the coding sequence GTGACGGACCAGCGCTCGTACGACGTCGCACTCGTCGTGCCCTGTTTCGACGTGGCGGAGCATCTGCCGTCCTTCCTGGCGTCGGTCGCCGCCCTCGACCGCTTCGACCGCACCCAGGTGATCCTGGTCGACGACGGGTCGACGGACGGCACCCGCGAGCTGCTCGCCTCGTTCGCCGGCCGGCATCCGCACGTGCGGCTGGTCACCCAGCCCAACCGGGGCCCCGGGGCCGCCCGCAACCGCGGTCTGCGCGAGGTCCGCGCCGCTCACGTCGCCTTCGCCGACGCCGACGACATGCTGGTGCCGGACGGGCTCTCGGCCATGCTGGCCTCCGCCCGGCGCAACGACGCCGACCTGGTCGTGGCGGACTTCACCAATGTGCCGCTGCGCCCGTACGGCCGCTGGAAGCGCTGTTTCGGCGCCGGTGACCGGTGTGTCGAGAACATCGCCGACCAGCCGGACCTGGTGTTCTCGGCGAGCGTGTGGAACAAGCTGTTCTCCGTGCCGTTCCTGCGGCGCACCGGGGCCGCCTTCCCGGAGGGCGTCCTCTTCGAGGATGCCTGGTTCAGCATCCCGGCCCTGCTCTCGGCCCGGCGCGTGAACCTGCTCGACCGCTCCGTCTACGTGTACCGGCAGCGCGGCGACGGCTCCTCGATCATGGACTCGCTGCGGCGGAACGCGGACAACTACCGGGACCATCTCGACCTCAACCTGCACCTGCTCGACCTGGGCACGCGGCACGGCCCCGAGGTGCGGCGGCTGATGGAGCGCTACGCGGCCTTCACCTATCTCGGCTTCCTCAGGAGGCTGCCCGAGGCACCGCCCGAACTCGACGTCGCGGCGCTGCTGCCCGACCTGCACCGGCTCTACCGGGGCATCCGCGACGACGTACTGCGGGAGTTCGTCACCAGCCGCCGGGACGCCGCGCTGCAGACGGCGGCGAAGACGGGCGCCCTCGGCGACCGGCTTGCCGCTCCCCGGCCGCCGCTGCCCGAGGGGGACCGCCCGGCCGACGGCGAGTGGCGGGAGCTGCCGCTCAACCCCGCCGTCACCGTCCACGACGACCCGCCCCGCTACCGGGTGGCCGGCGACCGCGTCGAACTCGCCGGTACGGTCGCCACCGCCGACGGCCGCGGGTTCGGGTCGCGCTGGACCTCCAGTACGACGCCCGTCAGCGCCGTACTGGACACGGCGGTCAGCCCGGCGCGCACGCACCGCGGTGTCGCGCTGCTCCAGACGCTGCCGGCGTCCACGCTGAACGTGGCCACGCTGCGGATCTCCGAGGGCGGCGTGCTGACGCTGTCGCTGCCGCGCATGGAGGCGCTGCCGGGCTGGGTCGACCTGTCGGCGATGACGTGGCCGCTGCCGGAGCGGGCGCCGACCGGCTGA
- the obgE gene encoding GTPase ObgE: protein MTTFVDRVELHVAAGNGGHGCASVHREKFKPLGGPDGGNGGRGGDVILTVDQSVTTLLDYHHSPHRKATNGKPGEGGNRSGKDGQDLVLPVPDGTVVLDGAGNVLADLVGHGTSYVAAQGGRGGLGNAALASARRKAPGFALLGVPGDLQDIHLELKTVADVALVGYPSAGKSSLISVLSAAKPKIADYPFTTLVPNLGVVTAGETVYTVADVPGLIPGASQGKGLGLEFLRHVERCSVLVHVLDTATLESERDPLSDLDVIEAELREYGGLDNRPRIVVLNKIDVPDGKDLAEMVRPDLETRGYRVFEVSAVAHMGLRELSFALAELVATARAARPKEEATRIVIRPKAVDDAGFTVVREEDGLFRVRGEKPERWVRQTDFNNDEAVGYLSDRLNRLGVEEKLMKAGARNGDGVAIGPEDNAVVFDWEPSVTAGAEMLGRRGEDHRFEAPRPAAQRRRDRQVERDEADGEYEGFDPFAS, encoded by the coding sequence ATGACCACCTTCGTGGACCGCGTCGAACTGCACGTCGCCGCGGGTAACGGAGGCCACGGCTGTGCCTCCGTCCACCGTGAGAAGTTCAAGCCGCTCGGCGGCCCGGACGGCGGCAACGGCGGCCGGGGCGGCGACGTGATTCTCACCGTCGACCAGTCGGTGACCACGCTCCTCGACTACCACCACTCCCCGCACCGCAAGGCCACCAACGGCAAGCCCGGCGAGGGCGGCAACCGCTCCGGCAAGGACGGCCAGGACCTGGTGCTGCCCGTGCCCGACGGCACCGTGGTCCTCGACGGCGCGGGCAACGTGCTCGCCGACCTGGTCGGCCACGGCACCTCCTACGTCGCCGCGCAGGGCGGCCGGGGCGGTCTCGGCAACGCGGCGCTGGCCTCCGCGCGCCGCAAGGCCCCCGGCTTCGCGCTGCTCGGTGTGCCCGGTGACCTCCAGGACATCCACCTGGAGCTGAAGACCGTCGCCGACGTGGCGCTGGTCGGCTACCCGAGCGCCGGCAAGTCCTCGCTGATCTCCGTGCTGAGCGCGGCCAAGCCGAAGATCGCCGACTACCCCTTCACGACGCTCGTCCCGAACCTGGGCGTGGTGACGGCGGGCGAGACCGTGTACACCGTCGCCGACGTCCCCGGTCTCATCCCCGGCGCCAGCCAGGGCAAGGGCCTGGGCCTGGAGTTCCTGCGGCACGTGGAGCGGTGCAGCGTGCTGGTGCACGTCCTGGACACGGCGACGCTGGAGTCCGAGCGCGACCCGCTCTCCGACCTGGACGTCATCGAGGCCGAGCTGCGCGAGTACGGCGGCCTGGACAACCGGCCGCGGATCGTCGTCCTCAACAAGATCGACGTGCCCGACGGCAAGGACCTCGCCGAGATGGTCCGGCCGGACCTGGAGACGCGCGGCTACCGGGTCTTCGAGGTGTCGGCCGTGGCCCACATGGGCCTCAGGGAGCTGTCCTTCGCGCTGGCCGAACTGGTCGCCACGGCCCGTGCCGCCCGGCCGAAGGAGGAGGCCACGCGCATCGTCATCCGGCCCAAGGCCGTGGACGACGCGGGCTTCACCGTCGTCCGCGAGGAGGACGGCCTGTTCCGGGTGCGCGGCGAGAAGCCCGAACGCTGGGTGCGCCAGACCGACTTCAACAACGACGAGGCCGTCGGCTACCTCTCCGACCGGCTCAACCGTCTCGGCGTCGAGGAGAAGTTGATGAAGGCGGGCGCGCGCAACGGCGACGGCGTGGCCATCGGCCCCGAGGACAACGCGGTCGTCTTCGACTGGGAGCCCTCGGTCACGGCGGGCGCCGAGATGCTCGGCCGGCGCGGCGAGGACCACCGCTTCGAGGCGCCCCGCCCGGCCGCCCAGCGACGCCGGGACCGGCAGGTCGAGCGTGACGAGGCGGACGGCGAGTACGAAGGGTTCGACCCCTTCGCGTCGTAG
- the rpmA gene encoding 50S ribosomal protein L27: MAHKKGASSTRNGRDSNAQRLGVKRFGGQAVNAGEILVRQRGTHFHPGAGVGRGGDDTLFALQAGAVQFGTHRGRKVVNIVPVA; encoded by the coding sequence ATGGCACACAAGAAGGGCGCATCGTCCACCCGGAACGGTCGCGACTCGAATGCCCAGCGGCTCGGCGTGAAGCGCTTCGGCGGTCAGGCCGTCAACGCGGGTGAGATCCTGGTCCGTCAGCGTGGCACCCACTTCCACCCGGGCGCCGGCGTCGGCCGTGGTGGCGACGACACGCTGTTCGCGCTGCAGGCCGGTGCGGTGCAGTTCGGCACCCACCGTGGCCGCAAGGTCGTGAACATCGTTCCGGTCGCCTGA
- the rplU gene encoding 50S ribosomal protein L21, whose translation MYAIVRSGGRQHKVAVGDIVEVDKISTAQVGDTVELSTLLVVDGDAVTSDPWVLAGIKVQAEVVDHHKGQKIDILRYKNKTGYRRRQGHRQQYTAIKVTEIPAAAK comes from the coding sequence GTGTACGCCATCGTGCGCAGCGGTGGTCGCCAGCACAAGGTTGCTGTCGGCGACATCGTTGAGGTTGACAAGATTTCCACCGCCCAGGTCGGCGACACGGTCGAGCTCTCGACCCTGCTCGTCGTCGACGGCGACGCTGTGACCAGCGACCCGTGGGTGCTGGCCGGCATCAAGGTCCAGGCCGAGGTCGTGGACCACCACAAGGGCCAGAAGATCGACATTCTGCGCTACAAGAACAAGACCGGCTACCGCCGTCGTCAGGGCCACCGCCAGCAGTACACGGCGATCAAGGTCACTGAGATCCCCGCGGCTGCGAAGTAA
- a CDS encoding acyltransferase has product MNYRVQPSAQVDASAEIGTGSSVWDLAQIREQARLGEGCVVGRGAYIGTGVRMGDNVKVQNYALVYEPAELGDGVFVGPAAVFTNDHNPRSVDPEGRQKRGGDWEAVGVTVAEGASVGARSVCVAPVRVGRWAMVAAGAVVTKDVPDFALVMGVPARQTGWVGRAGHKLVQKESGVWQCPESGALYDETDGVLTERDA; this is encoded by the coding sequence GTGAACTACAGGGTCCAGCCCAGTGCGCAGGTGGACGCGAGTGCCGAGATAGGGACGGGCAGCAGCGTCTGGGACCTCGCGCAGATCCGCGAGCAGGCCCGCCTGGGCGAGGGCTGCGTCGTGGGGCGCGGCGCCTACATCGGCACCGGCGTGCGCATGGGCGACAACGTCAAGGTGCAGAACTACGCCCTGGTGTACGAGCCGGCCGAGCTGGGCGACGGCGTCTTCGTCGGTCCTGCCGCCGTGTTCACCAACGACCACAACCCCCGTTCCGTCGACCCGGAGGGCCGGCAGAAGCGGGGCGGCGACTGGGAGGCCGTCGGCGTCACGGTGGCCGAGGGGGCGTCCGTCGGGGCCCGGTCGGTGTGCGTCGCCCCGGTCCGCGTGGGCCGCTGGGCCATGGTCGCCGCCGGTGCGGTCGTGACCAAGGACGTGCCCGACTTCGCCCTGGTGATGGGCGTGCCGGCGCGGCAGACCGGCTGGGTGGGGCGCGCCGGGCACAAGCTCGTGCAGAAGGAGTCCGGGGTGTGGCAGTGCCCGGAGTCCGGCGCGCTGTACGACGAGACGGACGGCGTCCTCACCGAGCGCGACGCCTGA